Below is a window of Nicotiana tabacum cultivar K326 chromosome 19, ASM71507v2, whole genome shotgun sequence DNA.
GGGCAGAGTTACTCGGTACCCGGTGGAATTGTCGAGGTGTGCGCAAGTTGGGCTCGAACACCACCATTGTTAAAAAAAAGAGCAAGAAAATATTCATTCACCATTATTACTTGTCCCCACATGTTAGTTAAGTTACTTTTAACCACCTACTAGACTGAAACTCTCACATAAATATGAAACCTTATAAAAATGGTGATTGAATGGTTTGAATCATGTTCGTAAGATAACAATCTTTCCTTGATCTATCTCTAGAACTTTCTCTGCTTTGGATCATGTCTAATGGCTATAAAACTAGACACTTATGGTTGGCCGAGGAAAGTTAACTATAGTAAGTGGTGGGGTGGAAAATAGGTGGGTTAGGCGGAATTTGGCTGGTTAAAATTGGCCAAATCAATAGATGACCCTCCCAAAGTATATTCTGGCCTGAGATGTGTTGAATCAAGGTGGGCTAAACAGTGAGTCATAATCCGACGTGCCAAACTTAACCCATCTTTTGTACATTTTGAAACTTATTTTCCATCTAATATAAAAGTTATATATGAAGCGTGTGTTATCATAATTTCTTAACTCGCTTTGCATGCATGGAATGACATGACAGAAACTTGTAATATCTAATTCGGACTCGTGAATAATTTAGAAATTATAAACGGTATAATAGAAAGATAATTACTTCATTAAAAAGAGGCGAAGCcaatacattttttttttttggaatttggaTCCAAGTTTTGTCTTTGAGATTGTTCATAcaaaagtgaaaaatgaaaatttttcaGTGATCCGGAAAAAGATTATTTGTAGACTACTGGCCAACTTATAGATATTACACAAATCTAATGTTTAAAAAGTCAATAATGAACCTCAACTGTTCCAATATCTCTTCAATTAGGTTCAAATGGATGAAGAAAGAGACTTACGCTAGGTCACCAAATTTAGCCAGAGTGGGCACCAAAACTCTCTGAGGGAAAATCAAATTAAAGTATACTACTCTTGAAATACATATTTCTCCTTTCAATGTAATTGTTGTGTAAGTATGAAGCTTAAGAATTTTGTAATGTTATTATGGAGCTTTTGTAATAGACCTCTACTAGTTGATGGTGGAACTGTTCACATTTGGTAGTTGCACATAAGATTAGTCATGTTTTCTAGAAACTGAAATGTGTATGAtgttaatattattttatgaaactGACATAGCCAACTTGCTTACTATGGCACTTTGAGGTCGTTTGGTTCAATTGTGGGATAGACAAGGATATCCCATGGATTAGCTATATATGGGATAGCTAATACCATCATTTTGGTGTAAAATTTATACCGGTGTTAGCTAATACTCATAACCAAACATGGGATAAATACAATCccaaattctattccgggattaGTATCCTTATCCTGGTAACCAtttaccaaacgacccctcaaagtAAATTAGCTTTATGGACTTCTAGTGATGGTTTCATTCAACCCTAGATTTGCCCGTATTTCAGGCTGAGTTACTTGATCCTGCTGTCAAGGGGACACTCAATCTTCTTGGTTCATGTGCCAAAGCATCATCAGTAAAACGAGTGGTTTTAACATCTTCCATAGCTGCAGTTGCTTATAGTGGTCAGCCTCGGACACCTGAGGTTGTGGTTGATGAAAGCTGGTGGACCAGTCCAGACTATTGCAGAGAAAAGCAGGTGCGCCTAtagttctttcttcttctttttgagcacATTCACGGACAAATTAAAGTGTGCTAATGTTGTGTAACTATTTATTTTTGTATGTGTATTGGGAAGGTtccagactccacttgtgggattacactgggtggttgttgttgttgttgtgtatttgGAAGGTTAGGGACTTATAAATGTTTAAAATTGCAGCTGACGCATTTCCTAAAAGTTTGTAAACACAATATACACTCTATAAGAGTATAAGGGCTACCTAGATATGTGATGAACTAAATGCACTTTGCCTAAAGTTACTTTTACGATAGGTTGGCACTAATATTGACAAGGCAGCATCATAACAGTGTGCATCTCTCTCATTTTGATCTCAACAAGAACTCATTAACCATGACAAGAATCCAGATTAAAGAATTTCTTAGGTGCTGTTATGCGCAGCACTAATTCTGATTAATGTCGCAAGTTGCTATTTTTGAAGTTATTTATGCTAATTGAAGGTTTTGACAATTTCTTACTTTTAGGTGTTCATCCAAGCACTTCTCTGGTTGATATATAATTAGAACAGCGTGTGTTTTGGACATATGTGCTTAAAACTATGCTGTTTTAGTGACTTTTTAATTATAAAGAATCATCTCATGTTATATTATCTGTTTTATTTGTGACGTATCAAGTCTGGTGAGTACATACTTTTGGTTGGTTTGTTTTGATTGAAATATTTGATATTAGTTGCAATGAGTCTTGTAAGTGACCTCCTTGTTCTTTGCATGTTTAAAAAAAGCAGTCACATTTTCTGAAGATCTCCGGTTTTCAGTCTCCAGGCTTCCTTAGAAAGGAAAACTACACAATATATGAATAATGTTATTACTCTTGGCAACTGCAGACTTTCCACCATTTTgaatctctctttctctctctcttgtgTGAATTGTAGACTCTCCACTATTTTGATCCCCCCTTAAAATtcccccctcccccaccccccaccccacccTTTCTTTGGATTGAAGACAATgacatttttcttttctcctgtttttttttttttttagctctGGTATGTTCTCTCAAAGACATTGGCCGAGGATGCTGCATGGAAGTTTGTGAAAGAGAAAGGCATTGATATGGTTGCAATAAACCCTGCTATGGTTATTGGTCCTTTGTTACAGCCTACACTTAATACCAGTTCTGGTGCAGTCTTGAACTTGGTAAATGGTATGTTTCTAAACTTAAGTTCGTTAAATCTTTACCTTATAGCTTATGCTAAGTACCTTTATCAATCTAGTGAAGTAACATGGACAGGACTGTTAAATCTaacaaatagaaatatcaaaggCCGCGCGGCAGGCCAAGACCAAGGCTGTGTGCAATGCCAAGGCCGTCTCTAATGCCAAGGCAAAACACAAAATTCTGTCATCTTTTTCTTTACGGTCAACCTAATTAGACCTATTCGACTACTTTAACAAAACTAGATTGATCTTCCTCCTAGTATGAATATGACTAGATTGTATACGGGAGTTCTTTTTCccattattaataaaattacttaccttaaaaaaaaatgaatatgaCAAGAATCTCACCTCTATCTTATGGCTTAAAATAATGGGGTTAAATTGAGAGCAATTCGTCCAAAATACCGGTTCGGCTTTTTATCATTTTGCTCTTGTTGGGTGTTGTCCTGTTGCTTTGGCTGGAATTTGAAGGACTCGAGGCTGAGGGGCTAGGTGGGGTGGCTATGGTAAGTACAATTATTGCAAAAGACAATGCTGGGGTGATGTGCTTATTAAACTAGAGGTGAATTCTCTtgtatatttcaaacaaaatGGGAGATCAGCTTAGTTTTTGTAAGCTAGAGAGGACTTTGTAGTAATATACCCTTTTAAGTTTAAATATCAATCAAAGGCTAAACAGAACAATTGAGGCAGACAATATTAGTCATGGAAATGTAATTATTTTGTTGGTAAAAattactttttcttatttttttcctcTTATGATATTGCAATCTGTTTATTCATTAAATATGTTTTACCATCCCTTTCGTCATTTTGAATGCTTATTTTTCCATGTTATATAGGTGCCGAGACATACCCAAATTCTACCTTTGGGTGGGTTAACGTCAAAGATGTTGCAAATGCACATATTCTCGCATTTGAGAATCCTTCAGCTAATGGAAGATATTTAATGGTTGAGAGAGTTGCCCACTACTTTTTGGCGAAGGGGTTTCGGGTGAATCCCCTTCCGCCCCTCTAAATCCTCCTCTGGCTTTGATCACACAAACTTGCTATGTCGTTAGATGAATATGACATGCAGATTGATTCTTGATCACTTTATGTGAGAGAAATAGATCAGCGAGAGAGAGAGCGCGCACATGAGACAATCAAGCTTTTGAAATAGCATGAAACTATCAAGCTTTGCATTGAAATTGCTTTTTAACTACATTTCTTGAAATAACCTCTGTAGGTGTGCTGACGACAATCCGTTGATGCAAAACTATCAAGTATCAAAGGAAAGGGCAAAAAATTTGGGTGTCAAATTCACTCCTCTTGAAGAAAGCATCAAAGAGACTGTTGAAAGTTTGAAGGAAAAAAGGTTTTTTGGAGGCTCATCGGCGGCTATGTGAGGGTTTCTCAATGCTTTTCTGGAATGTCAGCAAATCTTGAAAAACTTATATTCTTTACAAAAGCTAGTACAACCATAGCCTGAACAATTTcccttctttttattttgggctAATTTAGAATTGAGGTTTCAGAGTCTATACCccctaataattttttttatcaaacttggttgaatttttttttgaatttctatAGCTGCAGAGATTGCTTAGCAAAGCTATTAATACAAGCATCAAAATATGTTTTAAGACTTTAAGTCACTGTCTTGATGCAACAAACTCTTTCTATTCCACGAGCAGAACATTAGAGATGCACAATGACACGGACCTTGCCTAATGACCGATGATACCAATTTGTTTGAGACTGAGGTGTAATTGGTGTTGTCAGAACATACGGAGATTGTAATGCGTAGTGGATGGTATAAAAAAGAGTTTTATTTGGCGAAGTATGGAAAGGGACATTCTcctgtttggccatagattttggttgcttttttaaaaaaagattgaaAACATTTTTTGTTCATGGAACATGATTTTTGAAcaaaattgaatttatttttccaaaaattagtttttgggtgaaatttttcTTTTCACTCATAAAATTTCaacttatttttaaataaaatgcatattcaaatacaacttcaacttttaaaaattatttttcaacacaatctcaaaaatttatgtccaaacgcgaGAAGTGGTAGTTTGGAAAAAACATGAATCTTGGCATTCCGGATTTGATAGATTTTTTAATGTGGATATGGCAGTTACATAAGAATTTTGCGAAGTACTGAATAGtcctaatttcaaaatattattaattaataggtatacactaccctccctcACTGGATATGTCGTCGTTGTTGTAGCTTTTGGTACTCTCTGTAATTAAATATACACTGTTCAAGGAGctgaaaataattcaaatataggAAAAACAAAATTTATGAAAGAATTCTGAGCATAGAAAGTGGAGAAAACAAAAACCACAAGAATTTAAAAACTCACTGGAAGTACTGAagcaagaaaaaaatgaagagagCAGCCAAAGAGAGAATCAGAGTGAatagatggtaatttttctgcgAAAGGGTGTTAAGTTGATATTCCTTGGACAAAAGTGGCTTCGCCACTGATCATAGCAACAACGACGCTCTGGAAGTGAGAGATTAGAACGGCCAAAATCTGACCTATAAAAGATAACACCTTGCTATTATACTCTCAAGTACGGAGTTGCTTGTGCATGGCAGATATGCCACTACTTTCAAGCAGCCATTCACCTTGGATGCCGTTACGAGAAACCAGCATCGTGGAAGCATGGGGCGGATGTAACATCGGCGGATTCAGAATTCCAAGAATGTGGGTGCACTGTTATAAAGAGGTCAATCTAGAATATATATTTAACGGCTTTAGCCTTTAAGTTCTTACCATAAATCTATTACCATTTAGAAATTATAGATTAAGATTAAAAACAAATTACtataattttagtaattttaACATATATATTTATACTTCATATCAAAAATGCTGAGATCATTAAACCATGCTACATCATCCACTGCTATTAGTTTTAATTCTATAAGATTTTGCAATGACAAAGGAAGATCAAGGATTTCAGTGTATTAGATTTTGGGAACTTGAATGAATAaaccaaatataaaaaaaaaaaaaaaaaaagaatacttaattaaaatacaagaaGGAACATTAGATATGCCTATAAACTGAGAATTGAACCTCTAACTTCACTTGTAAAAGTGCACATAATATAATCATTGAATTATAGGGTTCTTTTAGCTTGGGTGCACGCATATGTATTTAAATAACTTTTTAAGAAATATAACATTATTATACATTGGTATAAAGAGATGAGCATATGTTCACGTGCCCCATGCTTTAACATATAGATACGTCCCTAGGATGTAGCATTATATGAACATGTTCAATTGAATCCATGTTATGTGTTGTCCtaattttcttatcatatttagTTTTCCTATCTCTTGAAGGAAAGAGCATCATGTTTATTCTTTGGCTAGTCCCTTTTTTTGTAAGAAaaggtttggacttctataaattgaggatcatttcttctcattcagtagcatccacaatgtagccataaggGGATTaatgagagtcttgtttagggggaAACTTtatgggacaagtgttagtgtgtcacttgtgtttgccgcttcgtgaggttgttctctcgatattttgtactctcttttatgtAGTGGATTGCTCATATCCGACGTGaacgtaggtcaattgaccgaaccgcgttaaatgtttgtgtctcttttggtgtATTTCTGATTTGTTATTTAATTAatcgtcgttcaaggtttgcTTTACTGGCTTCCACATGGCACATGATTATTTCGGTCCTAAAAATCCATAACTTTTAATGTGGAACacaaatttatatatataaattgcaataaatagtaaatatgaacccataactttaaaaatataagagGTTATGTCTTGAAAATATTAGGAAGAAGAAAGATGTAATGATAAGTTATGTGCCTTCGTTTTGATGGTTTGAcaaacttcatgagagaaccagatagGGAATCTAATACAATTGGTTTCTTAGTGTGCAGAGGTACTAATCAGATGTTTGGTGCAACTCTCAATAAAATTAGTTAAGGGAACAGCACAGGGAATAGATAAAGAGCAATTCCTCCAGTCACAGTACAAGTCAACTCTAACAGTTGTTAAAGATGTTGCACTGTACACGCAACAGTACAATAGCACTGTTGAAGCGTGCAGTGTACACACTTCCTTGCATCATCCTTAACGACTgcatacatatattatcaacatgaggcaGGGGATTTCACTGAACACTTGCAAAACCTAAACAAATATCTCTCTCAAGTGTACATCCGCCCTTAATTTCTCTGAGGCATTGAAGAACAAAGTAGCAACAGAACAAAGGACCAGATCACATCATTGATTATGTCGTGTGTCCTTTAGTATTGTTGTGTCTTTATCTTATGCTATTACATTGTAATTTCTATACAGCTTTTCAGAAGCGTTCATAAGACATCGTTTAAACCATTATCATTGTGGTTGTTTTGACTAGAGTTAGTTAAGTGTgtagctttgtaatagagttaatACAAATAGGCTTACAATATAGTTACTATAAGAAGGTTatagattaagagtttaatttctagattgcaataggttgtaatctaaagttttctcagttagtgaagttaaaatcctacCAGTGTAGGTCTTGGTTTTAAATCCCGTGAGCTGAGAGTTTTTTACGTAAATATCGTTGTATTCTTTACTTATCGTTGTGCACTATGGGAGCTAATAGAGAACCAGactctctatacagtttggtggactcttaatttacatcaattggtatcagagcaggttctttctaaaaggttaacacttagaaaggatctacatggctgctccaccaaactttgaagaaggacaatcaacctacacACCATCAAGATTCAATGAACAATACTATGGCTGGTGgaaaacaagaatgcatgatttAATCATGGCTGAGGATTCAGAGCTCTGGGATGTTATCTGTGATGGACCTTTTGTCCCCATGAAGACCATTGGCAATGGAACAGTTACAGTTCCAAAGACAAGAAAGGAGTAGAATGATGTTGATCGGAAGGCCGTCGAGAAAAACTTTAGGGCAAAGAAGATTCTCATTTGTGGGATCGGACTAGATGAGTACAACCGCATCTAAGCCTATCAGTCTGCCAAGGAGATTTGGGAAGCTCTCCAAACTGCATATGAGGGAACAGCTCAAGTCAAGCAGTCCAAAATTGACATGCTTACTACTGAGTATGAACTCTTTAAGATGAAGGAGGATAAGTCTATTCAGGATATGCATACTCGTTGTACCTCAATGAACTTCACTCCCTTGGAGAAGTTATTCCGAGAAACAAATTGGTCAGAAAAATACTCAGTGTATTACCAGGTTCTAAGGAGAGAAAATTTAATGTTATCATGGAATCCAAGAATTTGCAGAAGCTGACTATTGATGAACTTATTGGAAATCTGAAACCCTATGagatgaaaaaaaagaaggatcTTGAAAGAAGAGAACCCAAAAAGGAGAAGAACATATTTCTCAAGGCGGACAACAGTGACTCAAGTGGTGATAACACAAACATGACCTATCTTACTTGGAGATTCCATAAAATGGTTTGTAGAAATAGAGGAATTCCCAATAAAGGCAGCTCCAGCAGAAACACCAAAGTATATGACTGTTATCACAAGTGCGAAAATCCATGATATTTCATCAAAAACTGTCCTCTCCACAAGCATAACCACTACAAACAAAATGCGGACAAGGGGGTTAAGAGGAACCCAGTCCCCGACAGGAAGCTCAAGAGAAGAGATGTTGCTGATAATGTTGTGAAGCAAGCTCTGGCTGCATGAGGAGATTCCTCGTGCGAATCTGAGGGTGATGATGACCAATGAGACACCTCCATGATGGCTGTTGAAAGTAAATCTACATAGTATGACTCCATATTTGCACTGATGGCAAAATCT
It encodes the following:
- the LOC107787493 gene encoding LOW QUALITY PROTEIN: phenylacetaldehyde reductase (The sequence of the model RefSeq protein was modified relative to this genomic sequence to represent the inferred CDS: substituted 1 base at 1 genomic stop codon) codes for the protein MSLAAKTVCVTGASGYIASWLVKFLLQRGYTVKASVRDPNDPKKTQHLLSLGGAKERLHLFKANLLEEGSFDAVVDGCEGVFHTASPFYYSVTDPQAELLDPAVKGTLNLLGSCAKASSVKRVVLTSSIAAVAYSGQPRTPEVVVDESWWTSPDYCREKQLWYVLSKTLAEDAAWKFVKEKGIDMVAINPAMVIGPLLQPTLNTSSGAVLNLVNGAETYPNSTFGWVNVKDVANAHILAFENPSANGRYLMVERVAHYFLAKGFALKLLFNYISXNNLCRCADDNPLMQNYQVSKERAKNLGVKFTPLEESIKETVESLKEKRFFGGSSAAM